Proteins encoded together in one Salvelinus namaycush isolate Seneca chromosome 26, SaNama_1.0, whole genome shotgun sequence window:
- the LOC120021861 gene encoding nucleoplasmin-like produces the protein MHKQEKPLSMLWGCELSESKMQETFKTDDTNYQHQLALRTMCLGAGAKEEFNIVELITGEPANGKGVAVATLHANGMPMVNLSGLELHPPVTFRLKSGAGPVYICGEHIALEDDFSGMESGDEEMEDEEEDIEESPVKPKKALAKSVNAAGKKKKPEAADE, from the exons ATGCACAAACAGGAAAAACCACTGTCAATGCTATGGG GTTGTGAACTCAGCGAGTCAAAGATGCAGGAAACATTCAAAACGGATGATACAAACTACCAACACCAACTCGCCCTGAGAACT ATGTGTCTGGGCGCAGGCGCCAAAGAAGAGTTCAACATTGTGGAGTTGATTACTGGAGAACCGGCTAATGGTAAAGGTGTAGCCGTGGCGACCCTGCATGCCAACGGCATGCCCATG GTCAATCTCTCTGGGCTTGAACTCCACCCTCCTGTCACCTTCAGGCTGAAGAGTGGTGCTGGACCTGTGTACATCTGTGGGGAACACATTGCAC TGGAGGATGACTTCTCAGGCATGGAGAGTGGTGATGAGGAGATggaggacgaggaggaagacATTGAGGAGTCTCCTGTGAAGCCTAAGAAAGCACTAGCCAAAAGTGTAAATGCTGCAGGCAAG AAAAAGAAGCCAGAGGCAGCAGATGAGTAA